AAACACTACATAAAATTCCTGTCAAGTTGGGATAAACCTACCTAGCATAGAAGTGTTCTTTATTTCCTTTCAGTTGAGCCACAaacctttcttttttcttttgtttttgtattgACAATGTGAAGTAGGATTATAACAGTATTTACAATTTGCTACAACTATTTGAAGCCTTGTTCTTAACCTTTACTAGCTAGAAATGGTACAAGCTGGAGAACTAATAATAACAGAAAAAATCATATCCAGTTATGACAACATGACCTCTCCTATCCAAGAATGATATAACATGGAGatgtaataaaaattaaatgctCAGAATAACAACACCTCTTAAGCCATGAAAATGACAAGGCTACTTCAATCAAAAATTCTCTCCCCAGTTGAAAAAAGTAGAAATACAAAAGAACTAAAAATGCATAAAAATCCAGGAATGAGAAACACTGTTCTCCAGCTTTCTGGACTTGAAAGATCAGAATTAGCAGCCTTAGCAGCTTCAAGAAGCTTCCCAGTCAGGTCAACGCCCACAATACCAGCTAACGTACCCGCAGTATTAGAAACACCCATCACTATTCCAGCGTATCTGGGAGCAACATCCATGTGGTTCACCGCAAACCCAGCTCTGCCAAGTGCCAAGAAACCAAGAGCCACAGAAGAACAGAAGACAGCACCACCAGAAGTTCTGAAACTGGGAATCACCACCAAGGCAAGAGAAGCAACCAAGAATCCTACGGTGTTCAAGAATTTCCTGGTTTTGGTGACAGATAATATTCTCCTGGTGATCAAGTAGTCGGCAACAACACCCCCAATGTTGGAGAACAGGAACATGTTGAGATAGGGCATCATTTTAGAGGAACCCATGTCTTGCAGGCTAAGTTTAAGGCCCAATTCAAAGTAGGTTGGGAGCCAGTTCATGAGCACATATAAAGCATAGTGAAAGGTGAAGTTGTTCACAACGATTGCCCACACAGGCAAGCTGGTTAAAATTTTGACCCAGGGGATTTTGGCCGAAAGTACCTTTTTGTTGTGAGAGtccatttttttattgataggTAATACTGATTCCCCAACACCAGAAGCAGTGGATTTGGGATCAGTGGCGTATTTGAACCAAAGTAAAGACCATGAAGCACCCAATGCCGCCTCCGCAAGGAACACAGATTGAGGGCCTCTGAACTTGACCAGAGTAGGAAGAAGAAGCATTCCAAGAGCTGCACCTAGGTACATTCCAGAAGTGGTGAGAGAGACGGATCTAGATCTCTCGTGAGGGGGAACCCACTGAGCTAGAACTGTGTGAATGGAAGGGAAAATAAAGCCCTGTGCTACACCAACGAGCAAACGAGCGACGACTAAAAGCATAACGCGATTGGGATCGAGAGGAATTAGTGCACAAGTCAGTGACCACAACAGAAATGAAAGAAGCAGGACCCTCCTACCACCGATTCTCTGAGCTGCCCATCCTCCGGGCACTTGAGAACAGGCGTATCCGTAATAGAAGGTGGACAGTATTGTACCTTTGGTCGATTGATTCACCCCGACACCATCAGCAGCAACTGTGTACCCGATGGAGAACCCAACTCGTTCGATGTAGCAAACTGAGGTGCAGAAGAAGGTCAAAATAACAATCAAGTAACGCACAGGGAGCTTCATTGTCAACGTCTGCAAGTCAACTGATTCTAGGCATCACAATTGATTggagatataaaaaa
The sequence above is a segment of the Phaseolus vulgaris cultivar G19833 chromosome 2, P. vulgaris v2.0, whole genome shotgun sequence genome. Coding sequences within it:
- the LOC137813079 gene encoding probable anion transporter 5 yields the protein MKLPVRYLIVILTFFCTSVCYIERVGFSIGYTVAADGVGVNQSTKGTILSTFYYGYACSQVPGGWAAQRIGGRRVLLLSFLLWSLTCALIPLDPNRVMLLVVARLLVGVAQGFIFPSIHTVLAQWVPPHERSRSVSLTTSGMYLGAALGMLLLPTLVKFRGPQSVFLAEAALGASWSLLWFKYATDPKSTASGVGESVLPINKKMDSHNKKVLSAKIPWVKILTSLPVWAIVVNNFTFHYALYVLMNWLPTYFELGLKLSLQDMGSSKMMPYLNMFLFSNIGGVVADYLITRRILSVTKTRKFLNTVGFLVASLALVVIPSFRTSGGAVFCSSVALGFLALGRAGFAVNHMDVAPRYAGIVMGVSNTAGTLAGIVGVDLTGKLLEAAKAANSDLSSPESWRTVFLIPGFLCIFSSFVFLLFSTGERIFD